The genome window GATCGCCCATGCGTGGAAGCCCCAATGCATGAAGCTGAGGGACATGGCCTGCCGTGCGGAAGCGAGGGTCTCGGCCTCGCCCATCGGCGGCGAGAAAAAGTGGAACATCGGCTCCGCCACGCCCCAGTAGATGAGCCCGATGCCGATGCCCGCCGAAAAGAGCATCGCGGTCCAGCTGATCAGCGGATATTCGGGATCCTCGTCCATCCGTCCCAGACGGATGTCGCCGAAGGGTCCGAGTGCCACGAAGATCACGAAGATGAGGAGAAGGTTTACCTCGATCACGAGGAACCATCCGAAATTCGTGGCGAGGAAGTTTTGCAGCCCGGTGAAGACCGAGCTGGCCGTTTCTGTGAATATCGCCCCGAAGAAGATGAATCCGAGGATGAGGATTGCCGACCCGATGAAGACGGGTCGGTTCACCCTTGGAAAAATCCAGAGCGACGATTGGTCGATCTTTGTATTCTGGTGTTCGTCCATTGAACGCTCCCGTGTGAGGTCCGACGACCAAGACGGAGGTGACCCACCCCGGACGCGCATGGCCACCAAGCTTAACGCATGACAAAATGTTTACAACGCCGTGCAGCGAGATTGAGGCAAGTTCGGCCCGTCGCGTCAGTCGCCGCGCCGTTTCGCACGCAATGTCGGCGGAGCCTCTCGCGGGTCGTCTGGCCAGGGGTGGCGAGGGTAGCGGGCGCGCATGTCCTTGACCACGTCGGCATAGCTTCCGACCCAGAACCCTGGCAGATCGGTCGTGACCTGAACAGGTCGTCCCGCGGGTGAGAGAAGCGATATCTTCAATGGAATTCCAGCCACTTGTGGGTGGGACTTCATTCCGAAGAGTTCCTGGACCCGAACCGAGATCTCGGGCGTCTCGCCGCCGTAATCGATCGGCAACCTGCGCCCCAGCGGCGAGATCACGTGCGGCGGGGCCTCCCGTTCCAGACGCTGCTGCGCGTCGTAATCGAGCCGCGCACGCAGCGCGGGAAGCGTGTCGAATTTCTTCCAGTCCGCCGTGGTTCTGAGGCCACCGATGAACGGCAGGAGCCAATCCTCGGCCGTATCGAGCAGTGCCTGGTCGTTCGTGTCGAACGCCCCGGTCAGCGCGACGCGGGCGAGAAGCCGGCGCGTCGCACCGCTGTGGAAGAACCCGACCTGGCGGATCCCCTCGAGCATGGCCTGTGCCACTGCGTCGTCCGGCGCATCGGGCCAGAGCCGGTCGTCGAGCGCGATCTGCCCGAGCCGTTCCTGCTGGCGTGCGACGACGCGGCCTTCGCGGCGGGACCATTCGCAAACGTTCCGCCAGCCGATCCGGTGACCCAGAACGGCCCGCAGATCGGCCTCCGGGATGGCGATTGCCTGGCGGATGCGGGCTTCGCGGGGATGGCCGTCCGTATCCGTCACGACGAGAAGGCGTTCGGTCGCCAGTGGATCCTCGGCACCCATCGTCGCGCCCTTGCCGCCCGAAAGGAGCCAGCGCGGGGCGTTTCCCTTTCGGCGCAGCGCGATACGGTCGGGATAGGCGAGGGCCGCTTGCTGCGCGGCGCTCAGATCCGCGTCGGGGCCCGCCGCGCGGGCAAGGCGCTTCGCCTCGTCGCGGATCCGGGCGACCGCCCCCTTGCCGAGGCCGAAGCCGTTCGGATTGTCGAGCGCGCGAAGCCGCAAGGTCAGATCCGCACCGCGATCGCGCAGGATGTCGCGATCCGACAGGATGGCGGCGAGCGGTGCGGCTTTCCGACCGGACAGCTGCAACATATGGGCGAGCCGCGGGTGGAGCGGAAGTGCGGCAAGCGCGCGGCCGTGATCGGTGACGAGGCCTTCCTCCAGCGCACCCAGATCTCCGAGCAGCGTGCGTGCTTCGGCCATCGCGCCGTCGGGCGGCTGCGTCAGGAAGGGCAGGTCGGCGGAATCGCGTGCGCCCCAGAGCGCGAGATCCAGCGCGAGGGAGGAAAGGTCGGCCGTCTCGATCTCGGCCGGGGGGAAGGCCGGCAGCGCGCCGTCCTCGCCGCGCGTCCAGAGCTTGTAGGCGATGCCGGGGGCCACGCGGCCGGCGCGGCCGCCGCGCTGCGCGGCCTCCGCATGGCTGACGCGCTCGGTCACGAGCCGCGACATGCCCGATCCGGGATCGAAGCGCGCGCGCCGCGCAAGGCCCGCATCGACCACGACGCGGACATCCTCGATGGTGAGCGACGTCTCGGCGATCGAGGTCGCGAGGACCAGCTTGCGGCCCTTGGAAGGCGCGATCGCGGCGCGCTGATCGGCGAAGGACAGGGCACCGTAGAGGGGCCGGATCTCGATCCCTGGCAGGTCCAGCGCGGCCATGATGCGCCGGATCTCGCCCTCTCCGGGAAGGAAGCAGAGGATGCCGCCCTCGGTCTCGGCCGCGGCGCGAGTGATGAGGCGGGCCATCTCGGTCTCGAGCCGGGATTGCTTCGCGCGCGGAACATCGAGCCAGCGCGTCTCGACCGGATGGGCGCGGCCCGCGCTCGTCACGATGGGGGCATCCAGCAGCTCTGCCACCGGCCCGGCATCGAGGGTCGCGGACATCACGAGGACGGCGAGATCCTCGCGCAGGGCCTGGCGCACCTCCCATGTCAGGGCGAGACCCAGATCGGCGTTGAGCGAGCGTTCGTGGAACTCGTCGAAGATGACGCAACCGATCCCCTCGAGGCCCGGATCGTTCTGCAGGCGGCGGGTCAGAATCCCTTCGGTCACGACCTCGATCCGGGTCTTGCCCGTGACCCTGGCCTCGCCTCGAATGCGGTAGCCCACGGTTTCGCCGACGCTCTCTCCCAGCGTTTCGGCCATGCGCTCGGCCGCGGCCCGCGCGGCGAGGCGGCGCGGCTCGAGCATCACGATCCGACCTTCGATGCGATCGAGCAACGCGAGCGGCACGCGCGTCGTCTTGCCCGCGCCGGGCGGAGCCTGCAGCACCGCGCGGCCATGCGTGGCAAGGGCCGAGAGGAGTTCCGGCAGGACGTCGTCGATCGGAAGGCGCATGGCTTCCGTCTAAGCCCATGGGGGGCACTGGACAATGCCCGCGCGGTCGGGCCAGATCGCCGCATGGATCTCGACGCGATGATCGACGGTGTACGCGGCGGCAAGCGCCGGGCGCTCGCGCGAGCGATCACGCTCGTCGAAAGCGCCCGGTCCGAGGATCGCAAGGCGGCGGCCGCCCTTCTCGACGGTGTGGCCGATCCCCGGCGACAGGCGCTCAGGATCGGGTTGTCGGGCACGCCGGGCGTCGGGAAGTCGACCTTCATCGAGGCGTCGGGGCTGATGCTGATCGGGCAGGGCAGGAGCGTGGCGGTCCTCGCCGTCGATCCGAGCTCGACGCGGTCGGGCGGATCGATCCTGGGCGACAAGACCCGCATGCCGCAGCTCAGCCGCGATCCGCGGGCCTTCATCCGTCCCTCGCCGAGCCAGACCGAGCTCGGCGGCGTGGCGCGGCGCACGCGCGAGGCGATCGCGCTCTGCGAGGCCGCGGGGTTCGACGTGGTCATCGTCGAGACGGTGGGGGTGGGGCAGTCCGAAACGATCGTCGCGCAGATGACAGACATCTTCACGCTGCTTCTGGCCCCCGGCGGCGGCGACGAGCTTCAGGGCGTCAAGCGCGGCATCATGGAGATCGCCGACCTGATTCTCATCAACAAGGCCGATGGCGACATGAAGGCGCAGGCCGAGAGGACACGGGCCGATTACGCGGGTGCGCTGCATCTGCTGCGTCGCCGCGACGGAGATCCGGAGGGTTTCCCGAAGGCGCTGAGCGTCTCGTCGACCGAGGATGCAGGTCTGTCGCAGGCCTGGGAAGAAATGGCCTCTCTCGCCGACTATCGACGAGGGACGGGGCACTGGGACCGGACACGCGCCGCGCAGAGCCGCCACTGGTTCGAGGAGGCGGTGCGCCACGGGATCGTCCGGCATCTGACGGCGGATGCCGCGACCCGCGCGCGGATGGAGGATCTCGGCCGGGCGGTCGCGGCCGGAGAGACCGCACCGTCCGCCGCCGCCGACCGGATGATCGAACACCTGTTCGGGCGTGACTGACGCCGCCGGGACCCCCTTGACGCCCCCCCGTCGATTGCCTATTGGCCTGCAACTCGAACCCATTCCCGTCCGCCGGCCGATTCCGCGGCCTACCCCGGACACGACCAGACGAGGATCAGACCCATGTCTCGCGTTTGCGAATTGACCGGCAAAGGCCCGATGAGCGGCAACAATGTCAGCCACGCTCAGAACAAGACGCGCCGCCGTTTCCTGCCCAACCTCAACGACGTGTCGCTGATGTCGGAAACGCTTGGCCGGACGTTCAAGCTCCGCATCTCGGCTGCGGCGCTGCGCACCGTCGACCATCGTGGCGGGCTTGACGCGTTCATGGACAAGGCGAAGGCCGAAGAGCTGTCGCCCGGCGCGCAGAAAATCAAGAGAGAGATCGAGAAGGCCCGGGCGAACGCCTGAGTCACAACTCCTTTTTATATTCGGCAAGGCCCTGCTTCGGCGGGGCCTTTTCGTGTTTGTCGGTGGCACCGGGTCCGGTGGAACGTCTTGGCGACCTGCTGAGCTGGGTTCGCGGCCGATGCGGGCGGCCAGGGCCGCCCGCGACCGATATCAGAATTCGAATGTCAGCGACGTCTGGATCCGGTCGACGTCGTAGCTGCCGCCGTCGAAGCTGTCGCGCGTGCCGTGAAAATACTCGGCACCGATCGAGGTGTTCTCAAGGATCGAGTATTCCGCGTTGAGATGCAGCGTGCTCAGCCGCTTGGTCGCGTCGGCCGTGCCGGTCTCGTTCTCGCGGTAGCCATAGATCGCCCGCAGCGTCAGATCCTCGCCCACCGTCTGCGAAATGCCGATATAGGCCGACTGGACTTCGATCGCATCGCCGTTCGCATCGAGATCGTCGCCGAGGAAGACGAGATAGCTCGCGATGCCCTCGCCATAGGTATAGGCCGCGTTGAGCTGGGCGCCTTCCCAGAGATCGGCGGTGGTCGAGAGGTTCACGCCGTAGACGTCTTCCGTCCCGCCGGTGGCGTTGTTGACGTTGCCGAAGATCGCCGAAGCGCGGAGCAGAAGCGGATCGGTGTCGTAGCCGAACGCGCCGATCAGGACCGGGTCGTCGCTGTCGCCGTTGCTTTCCTCGACCGCGACCTCACCCACGAAATTGCCCGTGATGTCGAATTCGTAGCTGATCTGTTCCTGGCGGGCGAAGGGAATGCCGGCCACGCCCTGGAAGTCGAGCGTCACGGGATAGGAGGACAGCGGCATGAACGACGTCCAGTACTGACCGACCCGGAGGCCGTTCAGCGTCAGGTTGGCATGACGCAGACGGAAGTCGGCATCGCCCGTCGAGAAGGCGTTGTCGCCGCCATAGAGGTCGACTTCGACCTGACTGCCGAGTTCGCCGAAGGCGGTATCGGTCGTGGTGCGGAAGCCGAGGCGCGTCTGGTTCACGGTCGCGTTGAAGAAGTCGCCGTCATCGTCGCTGTTCATGCCGACGAGACCGAAGGTCGTGTTGCCGAGCTCGTAGCCGAAATCGTAGATGAAGTCGGTCTTGAAATAGCCGTAGAGTTCGACGGTCGTGCCGGACTCGTCGTTGAAGCTGAGCGGTTCGGACGACTGTTCGAGCGTCGCGATCCGCTGTTCGAGGGCTGCGATGCGATCGGCGTCGGATTGGGCGCTGGCCTGTCCTGCGGTCAGAGCGGCGAGCGAGACGGCACCGAGAGCCGCCGGAAATGTCCTGTTCATGATGTGCTTTCGTCTTGGTGTGGCGCGGGCCCACGTGCGACCCACGATCAGGAAGGCCCCCTGGTCGGGAGGAATGAGGAATGATGCCGACGGGGGTGGAGCGAGGTTTGCCTGTGGGTGGCCGCGCCCGCAACGGAATGTCGCGGCTTTCCGACCCCGCTGGGCCGATCTGTGACAAATCATCAACGGATGCGGGACAGAACCTCGTCCACCCAGTCGGGCACGATCCGGCTGGCCCGCCCGTAGCGTCCGGCATCGAAGACGCCGCCCGACGGCTCGAGGTTTAGCTCGAGCGTCGGAACGCCCGCTGAGCGTGCAATATCGACGAATCCCGCTGCGGGATAGACCGTGCCGCTCGTCCCGATGGCGACGAAGAGGGTCGCATCGCCCAACCGTTCCTCGATCAGGTCTAGACCTTTCGGCATCTCGCCGAACCAGACCACGTCGGGCCGCGTGGCGCAGGTGCCGCATCCGGGGCAGGGATCCTCGGGGTGCATCACGTCAGGCGCGTCCCAGGTCTCGCCGCAAGCCGCGCAGGTTGCGCGGTCGAGACGGCCGTGCATGTGAAGAACGTTGCGCGCACCGGCCCGGTCCAGGAGCGCGTCGACATTCTGGGTGACGAGGAAGACATCCCGGGACGATTGGAGCCGCACAAGTGCCTTATGCGCCGGGTTCGGCACGGCGAGAGCTGCATTGGAGCGGCGGGCGTTGTAGAATTCGTGGACTTGTGCCGGGTCGCGGGCGAACCCCTCGGGCGTCGCGACTTCGGAAAGGTCGTAACGGCTCCAGATTCCGCCCTCGTCCCGGAAGGTCCCGAGGCCGCTTTCGGCCGAAAGGCCGGCCCCGCTCAATATGACGATGCGTTCCAATCGGTGTCTCCTCTGCTAGGGTCGGACGGACATATACCGAAAGGACCATCCGTGCCGGACCCGAAACCCGAGAGCATCCTGATCGTCTGTCTGGGAAACATCTGTCGTTCGCCCACGGCCGAAGCGGTGCTGCGTTCGAAGCTGGCCGATGCGGGGCTGGGCATCGAGGTCGACAGCGCCGGGACGGGCGATTGGCATGTCGGAGATCCACCGCATGCCGACATGATCGCCGCGGCATCGCGGGCGGGATACGATCTGAGCCAACTTCGCGCCCGCCAGATCGTCCCGGAGGATTTCGAGCGATTCGATCTGATACTCGCCGCGGATCCCAGTAATCTCGAGGATCTCGAACGGGTACGGCCCGCGGGAAATTCCACGCGGGCCGTACTTTTCGCGCCCTATGCGGGGCGGGGCGTCGATGCGATCCCGGATCCCTATCATACCGGCGATTTCGATGGCGCGCTCGACCTCGTCGAGGCGGCCTGCGACGGATTGCTCTCTCAGCTGCAGTAGTTCTCGGCGGTCGTGCCGAAGCTGCGATACTTGCGCCAGAAGAGCTCGTCGTTCGGATTGTCCGACTGACGGATCTCCTGAGAGCGGTGGGGATCCTTGAAGAATCGCGCCGCAACGCGCTGATCGCGGCGGGTGAGGGTCACGTCGGCAACCTGCTGGATGCAGCCGCAGAGCCCGCGGCTCGCCTGGCTGCGGTCGGATCCGAGACAGGCGCGTTCGATCACGCCCGCATGGGAGGCCCCTCCGGCGCAGATGGCGAGAAGGGTGATGGCCGTCAGTTTCTTCATGATGTCTGCCTCTCGATATGGCCGATGCCGGGGTTGATCCCCGATCTGTCGGCCTCTGCCAATGAGAGGGCCGTAGCACGGAACGGTGCGTCGATAAATCCGCAAGTGCCGCCGTCAGCTTCGAATCTCGAAGGTGTTGCACCGTTCGGTCGGGCGCTCCTCCCGCAGGAGATCGTCGACCCGGCCCGTGGGCGGGCCGTCGCGCAGCACATCGATGAGGCGTTCGCGCGCATCCGCAGAACCTTCGAGATGCGCCTCGACGCGGCCGTCGCCCAGATTGCGCACCCAGCCCGCCACGCCGTGCCGCTGCGCGGCATCCCGCGCGAAGGCGCGAAAGCCCACACCCTGCACGCGTCCCGAAACGAATACCCGTGTCGCCATCCTCCGTTTCCTCCTATGCTGCGTAGGGCCGCGCCTGCTCAGGCGGGCCATTGCCATCGACGGGAATTCTCCGCATATCATGCCCATGACCGAGCTCAAATATATCCGCAATTTCTCCATCGTCGCGCATATCGACCATGGGAAATCCACGCTGGCCGACAGGCTGATCCAGTTGACCGGCACGGTGGCCGAGCGCGACATGAAGGATCAGCTGCTCGACGCGATGGATATCGAGCGCGAGCGCGGCATCACGATCAAGGCCAACACGGTCCGTATCGAGTATCCGGCGAAAGACGGACATACCTATGTCCTGAACCTGATCGATACGCCGGGCCATGTCGACTTCGCCTACGAGGTGAGCCGCTCGATGCAGGCGGTCGAGGGGTCGTTGCTGGTCGTGGATGCCTCGCAAGGGGTCGAGGCGCAGACGCTCGCCAACGTCTATACCGCCATCGACGCCGATCATGAGATCGTCCCGGTCCTCAACAAGGTCGACCTGCCTGCCGCCGACGTGGAGCGCGTTAAGACGCAGATCGAGGACGTGATCGGAATCGAGGCGCATGACGCGGTACAGATCTCGGCCAAGACGGGTGTCGGAATTCCCGACGTGCTCGAGGCGATCGTCACGCGCCTGCCGGCACCAGAGGGCGGCGATGCCAGTGCCCCGCTCAAGGCCATGCTGGTCGATTCGAAATACGACCAGTATCTCGGCGTGATCGTCATCGTGCGGATCATCGACGGCACCCTGAAGAAGGGCGACCGCATCCGCATGATGAAGACGGGCGGAACCTACGACGTCGATGATGTAGGCGTCTACCGACCCGCAATGACCGCGGTCGAGAGTCTCGGGCCGGGCGAGATCGGCTATCTCAACGCATCGATCAAGCAGGTGCGCGACACGCGCGTCGGCGACACGATCACGCACGAAAAGCGGCCTTGCGAAACCGCGCTTCCGGGCTTCAAGCCGTCGGTTCCGGTGGTGTTCTGCGGGCTCTTCCCGGTCGATACCAACGATTTCGACGATATGCGCGATGCGATCGAGAAGCTCGCGCTGAACGACGCGTCCTTCACCTACGAGATGGAGACCTCGGCCGCACTCGGTTTCGGGTTCCGCTGCGGTTTCCTCGGGCTTCTGCATCTGGAGGTCATCCGCGACCGTCTGGAGCGCGAGTACGACATCGACCTCATCACCACGGCCCCGTCTGTGATCTATCACGTCCACATGCGCGACGGGGAGCGGATGGATCTGCATAACCCCGCCGACATGCCCGACATGACCCTCGTCGAGCATATCGAGGAGCCGCGGATTAAGGCGACGATCCTCGTCCCGGACGAGTATCTGGGCGATGTGCTCAAGCTCTGCCAGGATCGGCGGGGCATCCAGATGGACCTGACCTATGCCGGAACGCGGGCAATGGTGGTCTATGACCTTCCGCTCAACGAGGTCGTCTTCGATTTCTACGACCGCCTGAAATCCGTGACGAAGGGCTATGCGAGCTTCGATTACCAGATGATCGGCTATCGCGCCGATGCGCTGGTCAAGATGCAGATCCTCGTCAACGACGAGCCCGTGGATGCGCTGTCGATGATGGTCCACCGCGACCGGGCCGAGGGGCGTGGCCGCGCCATGTGCGAGAAGCTCAAGGACCTGATTCCGCGCCACATGTTCAAGATCCCGATTCAGGCCGCGATCGGGGGCCGCGTCATCGCGCGCGAGACGCTGTCTGCCATGCGCAAGGACGTGACGGCCAAGTGCTACGGCGGCGACGCCACCCGGAAGAAGAAGCTGCTGGAGAAGCAGAAGGCCGGTAAGAAGAAGATGCGCCAGTTCGGGAAGGTCGAGATCCCGCAGGAGGCGTTCATCAATGCGCTGAAGATGGACAATTAAAGTAAAAACATCTTAGGCCCTGAAGGTTGAATATTTTCCAAAGTCTGGGAGACCATGTAAATGAAAGATTGAAATGGTCTTCAATTGGTCGCTTGGGCAATACGAAGCTCAGTCGTATTTCAGTTTTCGTTCCTTTCTTTGCTTATCTATTGTTCTTCGCGGAAGAGTTTAATGGCGCTTTTAACTTTGCGACTCCGCTTGTCATAGATGGCGAGGGAAATCTTATAGGTCTTGTTAATTGGTTATATAGCCATCAAATCGCTCTGCAGTTTCTTGGGTTGACCCTGTTTGCTGCTGGTTCAGCGTCTTACCTGATATTGTCTCCAAGGCATGTACGACTTTTCCCGGACGTAAGTGATCTCATAGCTTACATACAAGGCACGGGATCATCGACGCTGATTAACGAATTTCAAAGGTCTTCGTTGGGCGCATACCGGAGAAGATTTAGAAAAACCTATGATGGGAGAAACCTAAAGGAGCTCGAGCGTCCATCTTACCGATTTTCCTATCCCGGAAGAGCGATTGCCAGCGTAGAGTTCTTGCGGAGTAAAGTTATCAAAAGGCAGAATCCCGGTCTTTTTTCCTCCGAGCCAAATTCTCTCGAAAAGAGACAAAGATGTATTCAGATTATTCTTTTTCATGCTCCGCCTGAGTTAAATTTAAAAATATCTGGTCATGATTGCTGGATAAAGATCCACGATGATTTGGCGAAGGAGGTAAACGATATCGTCTATTCTTATTATTTGTATCGGGATTTTTCGCGGTTTCCGGCGCGGATATTTACTGCTGCTCTTTTCGTGATCGCATTGCTGGTTCTGTTGATTCCACCGATCCTGACTCTAATCCGCCTTTTCGTTTATGAGCCAATTTGAGAGTTTAGCCTGAAAATTGCAGGGTAGCTGAATTACTTAGAAGTCATTCTGCACTTGCTGAGCGGTCCCCTGCACATACCGCCCGGCGGTCTGGATGTCGCGGCCGGCACCTCCGATGGTTTCGCAGGCGGTGAGGAAGAGAAGGCCGCTGAGGGCGAGGAAGAGGGGGCGCATTTTGGGCTCCGGGGCAGGGGTGACGGAGGAACGAGGCGTCCGCCCGTCCCGCCGACAGGATTGCCGGGTCGCGCGGGCGTTCGCAAGACCTCAAGAACACCACGCGGCGTTCTGCGCACCTTGCGTTGCTTATCTAGCCACATCGCCCATTGACTGGATTTGCTGTCCGATTGAACAGGGGGCCGTACGGCGTTAAACTCGATGTGCGAATTTTAACAAGCGCAACTGTGGGGGTCACGTCGGACCCGTTTGCGGGTTTGGAGTGACGAGGGTCGTGGCCAAGCTTCGTGGATCCCCGTTCGGCCTGAGCGTGCGGATCGCGAAGAGCTGATCGGCTCTGACCCGATCACCATCGTGGCGGATGGAACCGCGTTTGTCGCGTCAGGGTCGCGTCGATCGGATGATGGGGGGTGGTCTAGCGGCAGCTTCGTCAGAAGCTTCGTTGTCCGGGATTTCTTCCCGGTCCGTCGCAAGCAGATGCTCCTGCCAACTGTCGAACGATCGGGGTCAATCGACGGAGATGGAGAGGATTGTTTTTAGGTGAGGCGGCAAATCTCGGAAATTAACCGGACCGAAACATTAATCTTGAAAATCTGTCCGGCCCGGCGCTAACAGCATCCTCGGTCTTGGTTCCTATTTGCGAGTTAGAAATGAAAGCTTCCCTCTTCGGCGCTGCCCTCCTGGCCCTCGGCGCATTCGCCACTCCGTCGCTTGCCGTCCCGATCGCCGCTCCCGGTACCGAAGGATATTCGGTCTTCGCGACCGGTGGAAACGTCACCGCGACGTATCATGGCAGCACGGCCGCCTATAACAGCCTCCTGTTCCTGAACGACACGTTCATCTTCGACAACAAGAAGGATCCGCTTTGGGCGACGATGGATCTGGGATCTTTCACGGCCGGTCAGGAACTGGTGTTCCGGCTCTACGTGATCAACACCGATAGCTCATATTTTACCGGGTCGCCGGACCGCAACGCCGATGGCTTCGCGCATGCCCGCGTCGAAAGCGACTGGATGGACAATATGACGTTGGTATCGTTCGAGGATCTCTACGGCGGTCCGTTCGACTACAACGATCTGAGTTTCTCCTTCACCAACACCATGGGTGCCGACAAGATGTCCGCTATTCCGCTTCCCGCCGGTGCGCCGCTGCTGATCGCCGCGCTCGGTGGTTTTGCGGTGATGCGCCGTCGCAAGAAGAACTGAGGCTTTCTACCGGATTGGATGATTACGGCAGTCCTGCTGAGATAACCTGAGTACAGGACAAGGGCCGTTTTGCTTTGCGGATCGGCCCTTTCAATAGCATTCGGATGCGGCGACTTACCTGCCGCGATGCATCCACGGAAACCAGATCTTCATGCAAGTTTGTTGCCAGTCCTGCATCATCTGCATCTGGTTTCGTCTCATCTCTGCCATCATTTGACCGCGCGCGGGGGCGGCGATCTGGTTGGCCGCCGAGAGCCAGGCGCTCATGAACGGATTCTTGGCAAGCATCGGGTTCTTCATAACGGCCTCACGGGTTTCGCGCGATAGTTACGCGAAGATACAAGCTGTGGCTGAACCCATCAGTTCCGCGCAATCGAGTTTGTTTCTCGAGCAAGCGAGATACGCATTGCAGATTCTCGACCAAACCGTCGAGGGCGAGCCACGCTGTCGTGTGGTGTCGTGCTCGTGGCGATTGCGAGCTTATCATGTGAGGCTTCGGACAAGCGGGGGAATAGGGCCGCAAATGTAAAATGGGACAGGAAATCTTCCTGTCCCGCCTCGCATTTCCCGTGGTTTGTGGCGCGGGCCATGAG of Palleronia sp. LCG004 contains these proteins:
- the hrpB gene encoding ATP-dependent helicase HrpB codes for the protein MRLPIDDVLPELLSALATHGRAVLQAPPGAGKTTRVPLALLDRIEGRIVMLEPRRLAARAAAERMAETLGESVGETVGYRIRGEARVTGKTRIEVVTEGILTRRLQNDPGLEGIGCVIFDEFHERSLNADLGLALTWEVRQALREDLAVLVMSATLDAGPVAELLDAPIVTSAGRAHPVETRWLDVPRAKQSRLETEMARLITRAAAETEGGILCFLPGEGEIRRIMAALDLPGIEIRPLYGALSFADQRAAIAPSKGRKLVLATSIAETSLTIEDVRVVVDAGLARRARFDPGSGMSRLVTERVSHAEAAQRGGRAGRVAPGIAYKLWTRGEDGALPAFPPAEIETADLSSLALDLALWGARDSADLPFLTQPPDGAMAEARTLLGDLGALEEGLVTDHGRALAALPLHPRLAHMLQLSGRKAAPLAAILSDRDILRDRGADLTLRLRALDNPNGFGLGKGAVARIRDEAKRLARAAGPDADLSAAQQAALAYPDRIALRRKGNAPRWLLSGGKGATMGAEDPLATERLLVVTDTDGHPREARIRQAIAIPEADLRAVLGHRIGWRNVCEWSRREGRVVARQQERLGQIALDDRLWPDAPDDAVAQAMLEGIRQVGFFHSGATRRLLARVALTGAFDTNDQALLDTAEDWLLPFIGGLRTTADWKKFDTLPALRARLDYDAQQRLEREAPPHVISPLGRRLPIDYGGETPEISVRVQELFGMKSHPQVAGIPLKISLLSPAGRPVQVTTDLPGFWVGSYADVVKDMRARYPRHPWPDDPREAPPTLRAKRRGD
- the meaB gene encoding methylmalonyl Co-A mutase-associated GTPase MeaB, whose product is MDLDAMIDGVRGGKRRALARAITLVESARSEDRKAAAALLDGVADPRRQALRIGLSGTPGVGKSTFIEASGLMLIGQGRSVAVLAVDPSSTRSGGSILGDKTRMPQLSRDPRAFIRPSPSQTELGGVARRTREAIALCEAAGFDVVIVETVGVGQSETIVAQMTDIFTLLLAPGGGDELQGVKRGIMEIADLILINKADGDMKAQAERTRADYAGALHLLRRRDGDPEGFPKALSVSSTEDAGLSQAWEEMASLADYRRGTGHWDRTRAAQSRHWFEEAVRHGIVRHLTADAATRARMEDLGRAVAAGETAPSAAADRMIEHLFGRD
- the rpmB gene encoding 50S ribosomal protein L28: MSRVCELTGKGPMSGNNVSHAQNKTRRRFLPNLNDVSLMSETLGRTFKLRISAAALRTVDHRGGLDAFMDKAKAEELSPGAQKIKREIEKARANA
- a CDS encoding DcaP family trimeric outer membrane transporter; the protein is MNRTFPAALGAVSLAALTAGQASAQSDADRIAALEQRIATLEQSSEPLSFNDESGTTVELYGYFKTDFIYDFGYELGNTTFGLVGMNSDDDGDFFNATVNQTRLGFRTTTDTAFGELGSQVEVDLYGGDNAFSTGDADFRLRHANLTLNGLRVGQYWTSFMPLSSYPVTLDFQGVAGIPFARQEQISYEFDITGNFVGEVAVEESNGDSDDPVLIGAFGYDTDPLLLRASAIFGNVNNATGGTEDVYGVNLSTTADLWEGAQLNAAYTYGEGIASYLVFLGDDLDANGDAIEVQSAYIGISQTVGEDLTLRAIYGYRENETGTADATKRLSTLHLNAEYSILENTSIGAEYFHGTRDSFDGGSYDVDRIQTSLTFEF
- a CDS encoding NAD-dependent deacylase; this encodes MERIVILSGAGLSAESGLGTFRDEGGIWSRYDLSEVATPEGFARDPAQVHEFYNARRSNAALAVPNPAHKALVRLQSSRDVFLVTQNVDALLDRAGARNVLHMHGRLDRATCAACGETWDAPDVMHPEDPCPGCGTCATRPDVVWFGEMPKGLDLIEERLGDATLFVAIGTSGTVYPAAGFVDIARSAGVPTLELNLEPSGGVFDAGRYGRASRIVPDWVDEVLSRIR
- a CDS encoding low molecular weight protein-tyrosine-phosphatase yields the protein MPDPKPESILIVCLGNICRSPTAEAVLRSKLADAGLGIEVDSAGTGDWHVGDPPHADMIAAASRAGYDLSQLRARQIVPEDFERFDLILAADPSNLEDLERVRPAGNSTRAVLFAPYAGRGVDAIPDPYHTGDFDGALDLVEAACDGLLSQLQ
- a CDS encoding acylphosphatase; this translates as MATRVFVSGRVQGVGFRAFARDAAQRHGVAGWVRNLGDGRVEAHLEGSADARERLIDVLRDGPPTGRVDDLLREERPTERCNTFEIRS
- the lepA gene encoding translation elongation factor 4, translating into MTELKYIRNFSIVAHIDHGKSTLADRLIQLTGTVAERDMKDQLLDAMDIERERGITIKANTVRIEYPAKDGHTYVLNLIDTPGHVDFAYEVSRSMQAVEGSLLVVDASQGVEAQTLANVYTAIDADHEIVPVLNKVDLPAADVERVKTQIEDVIGIEAHDAVQISAKTGVGIPDVLEAIVTRLPAPEGGDASAPLKAMLVDSKYDQYLGVIVIVRIIDGTLKKGDRIRMMKTGGTYDVDDVGVYRPAMTAVESLGPGEIGYLNASIKQVRDTRVGDTITHEKRPCETALPGFKPSVPVVFCGLFPVDTNDFDDMRDAIEKLALNDASFTYEMETSAALGFGFRCGFLGLLHLEVIRDRLEREYDIDLITTAPSVIYHVHMRDGERMDLHNPADMPDMTLVEHIEEPRIKATILVPDEYLGDVLKLCQDRRGIQMDLTYAGTRAMVVYDLPLNEVVFDFYDRLKSVTKGYASFDYQMIGYRADALVKMQILVNDEPVDALSMMVHRDRAEGRGRAMCEKLKDLIPRHMFKIPIQAAIGGRVIARETLSAMRKDVTAKCYGGDATRKKKLLEKQKAGKKKMRQFGKVEIPQEAFINALKMDN
- a CDS encoding entericidin A/B family lipoprotein, producing the protein MRPLFLALSGLLFLTACETIGGAGRDIQTAGRYVQGTAQQVQNDF
- a CDS encoding VPLPA-CTERM sorting domain-containing protein, with product MKASLFGAALLALGAFATPSLAVPIAAPGTEGYSVFATGGNVTATYHGSTAAYNSLLFLNDTFIFDNKKDPLWATMDLGSFTAGQELVFRLYVINTDSSYFTGSPDRNADGFAHARVESDWMDNMTLVSFEDLYGGPFDYNDLSFSFTNTMGADKMSAIPLPAGAPLLIAALGGFAVMRRRKKN